One Saccharomyces eubayanus strain FM1318 chromosome XVI, whole genome shotgun sequence DNA segment encodes these proteins:
- the PET20 gene encoding Pet20p — translation MLKLANTFISPLSRNSVVSLRIASTSKRYQSSFTFLNNHSLLSKSQMKSKRKKGSKKAAYHRQPPEHECNTPLIEQSEAISKTDSTNIRASHSRKKRRDFSWLPRVPSTSHLKHSDMTTNVLYSGYRPIFINPNDPKLKEDTGSTLYEFAMKLDDLNEPLSPWISSATGLEFFSEWENIPSELLKNLKPFHPPGEKAMDVNELTSVAAKGNTANSNENNETFQKKMDEVLKRRGKGRKKPVVTLLQMKKKMEG, via the coding sequence ATGTTAAAGCTAGCTAACACATTTATCTCGCCCTTATCAAGGAATAGTGTCGTTTCCTTAAGAATAGCTTCCACATCCAAACGATATCAGTCTTCATTTACATTTTTAAACAACCACTCGTTATTGTCCAAAAGTCAGATGAAATctaaaaggaaaaagggTAGTAAAAAGGCGGCGTATCATCGCCAACCCCCAGAGCACGAATGCAATACACCACTTATAGAGCAAAGCGAAGCAATATCCAAAACAGATTCTACCAATATAAGGGCTTCgcattcaagaaagaaaagacgcGATTTTTCGTGGCTTCCAAGAGTTCCATCCACCTCACACCTAAAGCATAGTGACATGACCACAAACGTACTCTATTCTGGATACAGACCCATATTTATTAATCCTAATGACCCAAAGCTAAAAGAAGATACCGGAAGTACATTGTACGAGTTTGCCATGAAGCTAGACGATTTAAATGAACCTCTGTCCCCATGGATATCCTCCGCCACTGGACTTGAATTCTTTTCAGAATGGGAGAACATACCTAGTGAgctgctgaaaaatttgaaacctTTCCATCCACCTGGCGAAAAAGCAATGGACGTTAATGAACTAACGAGTGTAGCTGCTAAAGGTAATACGGCAAACAGCAATGAGAATAACGAGACTTTtcagaagaaaatggacGAGGttttaaaaagaagaggtaaaggaagaaaaaaaccagtGGTGACATTActacaaatgaaaaaaaaaatggaaggATGA
- the AIM44 gene encoding Aim44p translates to MIIRSPIRTKTKSFRGDQIDFKFPSTESLPRGTMEEYHLNNHHLLNNTLGGENPVTHDEDATSQILSDYTSASNTNTNSGYSSNGYYSFANISDNTTSSPRIIVNPNEATNRLTSSDSNKSDYFASHDVQNDDSLHYSSSSVVRNQLHSMEVIPEGNVTGSVSSALQTIPTAENVSYNIASSSASSISSKGTTPNGTLQPTQEAETIINPKLEKHEEVIKQKKPVPECKKKLNRVPTIKQVGSLKSSNSRYNSSASSRSTSARGSLKRSKAIRCKGGLLYYFTSLGIRIKKTLHRLRSAIRRKLFSFNDKNATTSICKNSKIKTQNNKKSKKRQADLIKNKDLSTSRHKKAQRYVSNLQRSISSKSLVPVLAPLQTTKPLEIDTNCEAMVSESKEPTVGPKGPKSPLVRYTPSLRRTNSSIRRAASILTTSATMTPVNNRNSFISVSESVNNAVTRNSSAYSRSRLVRSKPSTSLNAIARQPSIVVENRVIPLSMNRFSIKEEDEYVIDTTSMRELSPVNSVSSSDYDQKSLASHSDYADAMETIEAIDEDETGNSKSIQEDNLKSESVSNDMSYDLMKHYLSTVIAQRIMLRVQIARLQDSKDAVVYMNKSAETNSTIYEDLVDSLLIEYEADGNSSQILDDVSMRDEDEEEEEEEEEEEKGDVLVEEIDQLANLRPIEKERNLSITLRSPFAMLNSAYSNSIISLPTGAVKRSLTLPVGIKI, encoded by the coding sequence ATGATTATCAGATCACCAATAAGAACAAAGACCAAATCATTCAGAGGCGACCAAATAGATTTTAAATTTCCGTCCACCGAAAGCTTACCAAGAGGAACGATGGAAGAATATCACCTAAACAATCACCACCTTTTGAACAATACTTTAGGTGGAGAAAATCCAGTCACACACGATGAAGACGCCACCTCTCAAATTTTATCTGACTATACATCCGCATCCAATACAAATACAAATTCTGGCTACTCCTCTAATGGATACTATTCATTTGCTAATATCTCCGACAACACCACATCATCTCCACGAATTATTGTCAACCCAAATGAAGCCACTAACAGATTGACATCCTCAGACTCTAACAAAAGCGACTATTTTGCTTCCCATGATGTACAAAACGATGATTCTTTACATTATAGTAGTTCAAGTGTGGTAAGAAACCAACTACATTCGATGGAAGTTATTCCAGAGGGAAATGTAACCGGCTCAGTATCGTCAGCTCTCCAGACCATTCCAACTGCAGAAAACGTTTCCTACAACATCGCATCGTCATCGGCATCATCGATATCGTCAAAGGGAACGACACCCAACGGAACGCTGCAGCCAACGCAGGAGGCTGAAACCATAATCAATCCGAAATTGGAGAAACATGAAGAAGttattaaacaaaaaaagccaGTCCCAgaatgtaaaaaaaagctaaaCAGAGTTCCTACCATAAAACAGGTCGGGTCTTTAAAATCTTCGAATTCTAGATACAATTCTAGTGCCAGTAGCAGGTCAACTAGCGCTCGTGGCAGCTTAAAGCGATCCAAGGCTATTAGATGCAAAGGCGGTCTCTTGTATTATTTTACTTCACTGGGAATTaggataaaaaaaacgCTACACAGACTAAGATCAGCcataagaagaaaattgttttcatttaatGACAAAAATGCTACCACCTCTATATGTAAGAATTCTAAAATCAAGACtcagaataataaaaaatcaaaaaaaaggcaagcCGACTTGATTAAGAACAAGGACCTTTCTACTTCTCGTCATAAAAAAGCGCAAAGATATGTATCCAATTTACAAAGATCAATATCGTCAAAGTCTTTGGTACCCGTACTAGCCCCGCTACAAACCACGAAACCTCTAGAAATTGATACAAATTGCGAGGCCATGGTTTCCGAATCCAAGGAACCAACAGTAGGACCAAAGGGGCCAAAGAGCCCTTTAGTAAGGTATACACCATCCttaagaagaacaaattcATCCATCAGAAGGGCTGCCTCTATTTTAACCACATCTGCTACTATGACACCGGTAAACAACAgaaattcctttatttcTGTATCAGAGAGTGTTAATAATGCTGTCACTCGCAACAGCAGTGCGTACTCTAGATCAAGATTGGTAAGATCGAAACCCTCAACTTCCTTAAATGCAATCGCGAGACAACCATCAATTGTAGTAGAAAATAGAGTAATTCCATTATCTATGAATCGATTCTCaataaaggaagaagacgaatATGTCATAGACACAACTTCTATGAGGGAATTATCCCCGGTTAATAGTGTTTCCTCATCTGACTATGACCAAAAATCATTAGCAAGCCATTCAGATTACGCGGATGCAATGGAAACAATAGAAGCTATAGACGAAGACGAAACTGGAAATAGCAAAAGCATACAAGAAGACAACTTGAAGAGCGAAAGTGTCTCCAATGATATGAGTTACGATTTGATGAAGCATTATTTGAGCACAGTCATTGCGCAAAGAATCATGCTCCGGGTGCAGATTGCGCGTCTACAGGATTCTAAAGACGCTGTTGTTTATATGAATAAATCTGCTGAAACAAACTCGACTATCTATGAAGATCTCGTCGACTCCCTCTTAATTGAATATGAGGCGGATGGCAATTCCTCCCAAATACTTGATGATGTTTCAATGAGAgatgaggatgaagaagaagaagaagaagaagaagaagaggaaaaaggGGACGTTTTAGTGGAAGAAATAGACCAGTTAGCAAACTTAAGGCCgatagaaaaagaaagaaatttgagCATTACTTTGAGATCACCATTCGCCATGTTAAACTCTGCCTATTCTAATAGCATAATATCGTTGCCTACAGGGGCTGTCAAGAGGTCATTGACTCTTCCTGTTGgcataaaaatataa
- the TGS1 gene encoding RNA methyltransferase codes for MVKRFIHASKIRHAARKRKHHSKYKTLRRLIEENAYKIESSKPLNGKLFKYWKNRRRLFSKIDSSSIYMTDELWFSVTPERIACFLANFVKACIPNGEKILDVFCGGGGNTIQFAKQFPYVYGVDYSIEHIYCTAKNAQSYGVDDRIWLKQGSWKKLVSKEKLSKIKYDCVFGSPPWGGPEYLRSDVYDLELHLKPMGITKMLKSFLKLSPNVIMFLPRNSDLGQLSRATRKILGPFAKCKVLYVKENGYMKGIFCMWGECFFNYEPGTQGNNGVELCSEDEKQEKGETTVATKDKSVDIYDING; via the coding sequence ATGGTAAAAAGGTTCATTCATGCTTCGAAGATAAGACATGCAGCACGCAAAAGGAAGCATCATTCCAAGTATAAAACCTTGCGAAGGCTAATAGAGGAAAATGCTTACAAGATAGAGTCGTCAAAGCCGTTAAatggaaaactttttaAGTACTGGAAAAATAGACGTCgattgttttcaaaaatagatTCGTCATCGATATATATGACAGATGAGCTTTGGTTCAGTGTAACGCCAGAAAGAATTGCGTGTTTCTTGGCAAATTTCGTCAAGGCATGCATACCAAACGGTGAGAAGATATTGGATGTATTTTGTGGGGGTGGTGGTAATACTATACAATTTGCCAAGCAATTCCCTTATGTTTATGGGGTGGATTATAGCATCGAACACATATATTGCACTGCGAAAAATGCTCAAAGCTATGGAGTGGATGATAGGATATGGCTGAAACAGGGATCCTGGAAAAAACTAGTCTCTAAGGAAAAACTCTCCAAGATAAAGTACGATTGTGTATTTGGATCGCCGCCCTGGGGAGGCCCAGAGTACTTAAGAAGTGACGTTTATGATCTAGAGCTTCATTTGAAACCTATGGGGATAACGAAAATGCTAAAGAGCTTCCTTAAATTAAGTCCTAATGTGATCATGTTTTTGCCAAGGAATTCAGACTTAGGACAGCTTTCTCGAGCCACGAGGAAAATCCTGGGCCCATTTGCCAAGTGTAAAGTACTATATGTTAAGGAAAATGGATATATGAAGGGAATTTTTTGCATGTGGGGGGAATGCTTCTTTAATTACGAACCTGGAACGCAAGGAAACAACGGAGTAGAGCTGTGTTctgaagacgaaaaacAGGAGAAAGGCGAAACTACTGTAGCAACCAAGGATAAAAGTGTAGACATTTACGACATAAATGGTTGA
- the PRM4 gene encoding pheromone-regulated protein PRM4, whose protein sequence is MITDSPILKKHASSKKSTRIVSLTLIFLGIVSFLVFTWDDSLEFYNNATGLNDSNDSNEQGSAKRLIYKLPNLLKTADGLPDKKENELNILKVKEEISHIQSEVEVDIPAPAFESTTSSLSTAFQKDVPAPRTATSTVPSSSSSIILKRNINQKKFDPKVSFLDIINTSPAVLFIMSSQTDSVFLRSLLQKELEISPELAIVDLEKHSHGYELEKYIKQNKLDIDPSTALETIHSPYLFLNGISVINNGIARDIIEPHSKGLLLSVLKSEARGNLLIEKKDIPSNS, encoded by the coding sequence ATGATCACGGACTCGccaattttaaaaaagcaCGCATCATCTAAAAAAAGCACAAGGATAGTATCTCTGACGCTGATTTTCCTCGGGATAGTAAGCTTTCTAGTGTTTACATGGGACGACTCCTTAGAATTTTACAATAACGCTACGGGCCTTAACGACAGTAACGATAGCAACGAGCAAGGGAGCGCGAAGAGATTGATTTACAAGCTACCAAACTTATTAAAGACCGCAGACGGTCTTCCagataagaaagaaaatgaattgaatattttaaaagtcaaagaagaaatctcGCATATCCAAAGTGAAGTCGAGGTCGATATCCCGGCACCCGCATTTGAGTCTACAACATCGTCTTTATCCACAGCATTCCAAAAAGATGTGCCCGCGCCCAGAACAGCTACATCAACAGTGccctcatcctcatcctctattatcttgaaaagaaacatcaaccaaaagaaattcgACCCCAAAGTGAGCTTTCTTGACATCATAAATACCTCGCCAGCTGTGCTATTTATTATGTCATCACAAACGGACtctgtttttttgagaagCTTATTACAAAAAGAACTTGAGATTTCACCTGAATTGGCTATTGtcgatttggaaaaacatTCTCATGGTTATGAATTAGAAAAGTATATCAAGCAAAATAAACTGGACATAGACCCCAGTACTGCCTTGGAAACCATCCACTCGCCCTActtgtttttgaatggCATTTCCGTAATAAACAACGGAATAGCAAGAGACATAATCGAGCCTCATTCAAAGGGGTTGTTACTATCAGTTTTAAAGTCCGAAGCCCGCGGTAACTTactcattgaaaagaaagacatCCCTTCCAATTCATGA
- the KIP2 gene encoding Kip2p, translating into MIQKMSPSLRRPSTRSSSGSSNIPQSPSVRSTSSFSNVRKXSIRNASNSGSQSVSASSTRSSSPLRSVSAKSDPFLHPGKIRVRRSNSTNNCLRKNDTYTGSITVTIRPKPRSTVASHDSVGLKSPRYSQPRPNPQSGGNTFIRDPWFITNDKTIIHEEIGEFEFDHVFASHCTNLEVYERTSKPMIDKLLVGFNATIFAYGMTGSGKTFTMSGNEHELGLIPLSVSYLFSNVMELSMNGDKKFDVIISYLEIXNERIYDLLESGLEESISRPSTPSRLYMGKGNSNGLSAELKIRDDTQYGVKVIGLTERRCESSEELLRWIAIGDKSRKIGETDYNARSSRSHAIVLIRLTSTDLNSGTSRSSTLSLCDLAGSERATGQQERRKEGSFINKSLLALGTVISKLSADKINPTGPNILTTPTSTGSNSTGTATSNNNIPNNHIPYRDSKLTRLLQPALSGDSIVTTICTVDTRNDAAAETINTLRFASRAKNVALHVSKKSIINNGNNDGDKDRTIEMLRRQLEDQRRLISDLKGRSSPGEGSSHFSSDGNIKSNGAVDPNLALMRAENRILKYKLENCEKLLDKDVVDLQDSEIIEIVEMLPFEVGTLLETKFQGLESQIRQYRKYTQKLEDKIMTLEKPGHTATSLTGCGDTEVTELRKMLERKDKMIEALQSAKRLRDRALKPLTNAHQTSHPIVRNDKLT; encoded by the coding sequence atgattcaaaaaatgagtCCAAGTCTAAGGAGGCCATCTACAAGGTCTAGTTCAGGTTCAAGCAATATCCCACAATCACCCTCAGTACGATCAACTTCATCGTTTTCTAACGTGAGGAAAAWCTCAATTCGCAATGCGTCCAATTCAGGTTCACAATCAGTTTCTGCATCCTCCACAAGAAGCAGTTCGCCATTAAGGTCTGTATCTGCTAAGTCTGATCCCTTTCTTCATCCAGGTAAGATAAGGGTCAGAAGAAGCAATAGCACTAACAATTGCTtgagaaaaaatgacaCATATACAGGTTCAATCACTGTAACTATTCGGCCCAAACCGCGGAGCACCGTGGCATCACACGACAGCGTGGGGCTTAAATCGCCTAGATATTCTCAACCAAGACCCAATCCACAAAGCGGCGGAAATACATTTATTAGAGATCCTTGGTTTATCACTAATGATAAGACAATAATACACGAGGAGATCGGAGAATTCGAGTTTGACCATGTTTTTGCCTCTCATTGCACCAACTTAGAAGTTTACGAAAGGACCAGCAAACCAATGATTGATAAGCTATTGGTAGGGTTCAATGCTACGATTTTTGCATATGGTATGACTGGATCAGGTAAAACGTTTACAATGAGCGGGAATGAGCATGAATTAGGTTTAATTCCTTTATCCGtttcatatttatttagCAATGTAATGGAACTTTCAATGAATGGCGATAAGAAATTCGATGTTATTATATCATACCTTGAGATTTAMAATGAAAGAATTTACGATTTATTAGAGAGTGGATTAGAGGAGTCCATTAGTAGGCCAAGCACGCCTTCAAGACTGTACATGGGTAAGGGAAATAGTAATGGATTAAGTGCTGAGTTGAAGATTAGAGACGACACCCAATACGGGGTGAAAGTTATTGGCCTCACTGAAAGAAGATGTGAAAGCAGCGAAGAGTTACTAAGATGGATTGCTATTGGTGACAAAAGTAGGAAAATTGGGGAAACTGATTACAATGCAAGAAGCTCCCGATCTCATGCTATCGTCTTAATTCGTTTAACGAGTACAGATTTGAATAGCGGTACATCAAGGTCAAGTACGTTATCGTTGTGTGACCTCGCAGGTTCAGAAAGAGCCACGGGACAGCAAGAGAGAAGGAAGGAGGGATCCTTTATCAATAAATCGTTACTTGCACTGGGGACAGTGATATCCAAACTTAGCGCTGATAAAATAAATCCAACAGGCCCAAACATACTCACGACACCGACGAGTACCGGCAGCAATAGTACTGGAACCGCCActagtaataataatattccAAACAACCACATTCCATATAGAGACTCCAAATTGACGCGTTTGTTGCAACCAGCACTCAGCGGGGATAGCATAGTGACGACGATATGTACAGTGGATACCAGAAATGACGCGGCGGCAGAAACTATCAATACGTTGAGGTTCGCATCGAGAGCAAAAAACGTCGCATTACATGTATCCAAAAAATCCATCATAAACAACGGAAATAATGACGGAGATAAAGACCGCACTATTGAGATGCTAAGACGTCAATTGGAAGACCAACGCCGGCTGATATCTGATTTGAAAGGCCGCTCAAGTCCAGGTGAGGGCTCAAGTCACTTCTCGAGTGACGGCAACATCAAGAGCAATGGGGCCGTCGATCCAAATTTGGCGCTAATGAGAGCGGAAAACCGGATATTGAAATATAAACTGGAGAACTGCGAAAAACTGCTGGATAAAGATGTGGTCGACCTGCAAGATTCTGAGATCATAGAGATTGTAGAGATGTTACCATTCGAGGTCGGCACTCTACTAGAAACGAAATTCCAAGGACTTGAATCACAAATAAGACAGTATAGAAAGTACACTCAAAAACTCGAGGACAAGATTATGACGCTGGAGAAACCCGGGCACACCGCAACGTCGCTAACCGGTTGCGGCGACACTGAAGTCACGGAACTGCGGAAGATGCTCGAAAGGAAGGACAAGATGATTGAGGCCCTGCAAAGTGCCAAACGATTACGAGACAGAGCCTTGAAACCGCTCACTAATGCACACCAAACCTCGCACCCTATTGTAAGAAACGATAAATTGACTTGA
- the PEP4 gene encoding proteinase A — translation MFSLQALLPLALLLLASINPAAAKVHKAKIYKHELTDEMKEVTFEQHLAHLGQKYLTQFEKANPEVAFSREHPFFTEGGHDVPLTNYLNAQYYTDISLGNPPQNFKVILDTGSSNLWVPSTECGSLACFLHSKYDHEASSSYKANGTEFAIQYGTGSLEGYISQDTLSIGDLTIPKQDFAEATSEPGLTFAFGKFDGILGLGYDTISVDKVVPPFYNAIQQDLLDEKRFAFYLGDTSKDSENGGEATFGGIDESKFKGDVTWLPVRRKAYWEVKFEGIGLGHEFAELEGHGAAIDTGTSLITLPSGLAEMINAEIGAKKGWSGQYALDCNTRDGLPDLTFNFNGYNFTIGPYDYTLEVSGSCISAITPMDFPEPVGPLAIIGDAFLRKYYSIYDLGKDAVGLAEAI, via the coding sequence atgttcAGTTTACAAGCTCTATTACCATTGGCCTTATTGTTGTTGGCCAGCATTAATCCAGCCGCTGCCAAAGTTCACAAGGCTAAAATTTACAAGCATGAATTGACCGATGAGATGAAGGAAGTTACATTTGAGCAACATTTGGCTCATTTAGGCCAAAAATACTTGACTCAATTCGAGAAAGCCAACCCTGAGGTTGCCTTTTCCAGAGAACATCCCTTTTTTACCGAAGGTGGTCACGATGTCCCATTGACGAACTATTTAAATGCTCAATATTATACTGATATTTCCTTGGGTAACCCACCTCAAAACTTCAAAGTTATTCTGGATACTGGTTCTTCAAACCTTTGGGTTCCTAGTACCGAATGTGGTTCTTTGGCTTGTTTCCTGCACTCTAAATACGATCATGAAGCTTCTTCAAGTTATAAGGCTAATGGTACCGAATTTGCTATCCAATATGGTACTGGTTCTTTGGAAGGTTACATCTCCCAAGACACACTCTCTATCGGTGATTTAACCATTCCAAAACAAGACTTTGCTGAAGCTACCAGTGAACCAGGCCTAACATTTGCCTTTGGTAAATTCGACGGTATTTTAGGTTTAGGCTACGACACTATCTCCGTCGATAAAGTTGTTCCACCATTTTACAATGCCATTCAACAAGACTTGTTGGACGAAAAGAGGTTCGCTTTTTACTTGGGTGACACTTCTAAGGATAGTGAGAATGGTGGTGAAGCTACCTTTGGTGGCATTGACGAGTCCAAATTCAAGGGCGACGTCACTTGGTTGCCAGTTCGTCGTAAGGCCTACTGGGAAGTTAAATTCGAAGGTATTGGTTTAGGCCATGAGTTTGCCGAATTAGAGGGTCATGGTGCTGCCATTGACACGGGTACTTCTTTGATCACTTTACCATCAGGTTTAGCTGAAATGATCAACGCCGAAATCGGTGCCAAGAAGGGTTGGAGTGGCCAATACGCTCTTGACTGTAACACTAGAGACGGCTTACCTGATTTGactttcaacttcaacGGTTACAACTTCACCATTGGACCATACGATTACACTCTGGAAGTATCAGGTTCTTGTATTTCTGCAATTACTCCAATGGATTTCCCAGAACCAGTCGGTCCATTGGCTATCATTGGTGATGCCTTCTTGCGCAAATACTACTCCATTTACGATTTGGGTAAAGATGCGGTTGGTTTGGCTGAAGCTATTTAA
- the RAD53 gene encoding serine/threonine/tyrosine protein kinase RAD53 yields MENITQPTQQSTQATQRFLIEKFSQEQIGENIVCRVICTTGQIPIRDLSADISQVLKEKRSIKKVWTFGRNPACDYHLGNISRLSNKHFQILLGEDGNLLLNDVSTNGTWLNGQKVEKNNNQLLSQGDEITVGVGVESDILSLVVFINDKFRQSLEQNKVDRKRSNLKNTSKTTSPGLTSSTPSVVAAHKTGIFKDFSIIDEVVGQGAFATVKKAIERTTGKTFAVKIISKRKVIGNMDGVTRELEVLQKLHHPRIVRLKGFYEDAESYYMVMEFVSGGDLMDFVAAHGAVGEDAGREISRQILEAVKYIHSMGISHRDLKPDNILIEQDDPVLVKITDFGLAKVQGNGSFMKTFCGTLAYVAPEVIRGKDSSVSPDEYEERNEYSSLVDMWSMGCLVYVILTGHLPFSGSTQDQLYKQIGRGSYHEGPLKDFRISEEARDFIDSLLQVDPNNRLTAAKALGHPWIKMNPLVPQSDGDFSQISLSQSLSQQKILENMDDAQYEFVLAQRRLQLEQQQILQEQEQEQEQEHNEEDQEDQDGKIQGFKVPAHPPVRYTQPKSIEADSQEQKIMHPNNITNNMSAKKKGHGRFLTLQPLPDSIIQESLEIQQGVNPFFIGRSEDCNCKIEDNRLSRVHCFIFKKRHAIGKSMHESPAQGLDDIWYCHTGTNVSYLNNSRMIQGTKFLLQEGDEIKIIWDKINNFVIGFKVEINDTTGLFNDGLGIPREQRVILKQTTEEQDLVKRLTQMMAAQRANQPSAASSPMAANKSQISVVANNSNNSVLSDLVEPPSNANTGNILKRIHSVSLSQSQIDPSKKVKRAKLDQTSKGPENLQFS; encoded by the coding sequence ATGGAAAATATTACACAGCCCACACAGCAATCTACGCAAGCCACACAACGGTTTCTGATCGAGAAATTCTCGCAGGAACAAATTGGTGAGAATATTGTGTGCAGAGTCATTTGTACCACGGGACAAATTCCAATCAGAGACCTCTCAGCTGATATTTCACAGGTCCTAAAGGAAAAACGATCTATTAAGAAAGTATGGACATTCGGAAGAAATCCGGCATGCGACTATCATCTGGGCAACATTTCGAGACTATCCAATAagcattttcaaatactgCTGGGCGAAGATGGTAATCTTTTACTAAATGACGTTTCCACTAATGGAACCTGGTTAAATGGTCAAAAAGTagagaaaaataacaaCCAATTGCTATCCCAAGGTGATGAAATAACTGTCGGCGTAGGTGTCGAGTCAGATATCTTATCGTTGGTTGTATTCATAAACGATAAATTTAGGCAAAGCCTCGAGCAAAATAAAGTAGATCGCAAAAGATCTAACTTGAAAAACACGTCCAAAACCACCTCTCCAGGTCTTACTTCCTCCACTCCATCTGTCGTCGCCGCTCACAAGACTGgtattttcaaagatttttctATTATCGATGAAGTGGTAGGCCAGGGTGCATTTGCCACAGTAAAGAAAGCTATAGAAAGAACCACTGGAAAAACGTTTGCAGTAAAGATAATAAGCAAACGTAAAGTAATCGGTAATATGGACGGTGTAACAAGAGAGTTGGAAGTGCTACAAAAGCTCCACCATCCAAGGATAGTGCGTCTAAAGGGCTTTTACGAAGACGCTGAAAGTTACTACATGGTGATGGAGTTTGTTTCAGGTGGTGATTTAATGGATTTTGTTGCTGCTCATGGTGCTGTTGGGGAGGATGCGGGAAGAGAGATATCGAGGCAGATCCTCGAAGCAGTGAAATACATACACTCCATGGGTATTAGTCATCGTGATTTAAAGCCAGATAATATCCTTATCGAGCAAGACGATCCCGTGTTGGTGAAGATAACCGATTTTGGCCTAGCAAAAGTCCAGGGAAACGGGTCCTTTATGAAAACGTTTTGTGGCACCTTAGCATACGTAGCACCTGAAGTTATCAGAGGCAAAGATTCGTCTGTATCTCCAGACGAatatgaagaaagaaacgaGTATTCCTCATTAGTGGATATGTGGTCAATGGGGTGTCTCGTGTATGTCATTTTGACAGGTCACTTGCCTTTTAGTGGTAGTACTCAGGACCAACTTTACAAACAGATCGGAAGGGGCTCTTACCATGAGGGTCCTTTAAAAGATTTCAGGATATCTGAAGAAGCAAGAGATTTTATAGATTCCTTGTTACAGGTGGATCCAAATAATAGGCTCACGGCTGCAAAGGCTCTAGGCCACCCTTGGATCAAAATGAATCCGCTCGTCCCACAATCGGATGGTGATTTTTCCCAAATCTCTTTGTCCCAATCTTTATCTCAACAGAAAATACTAGAAAATATGGACGATGCTCAATACGAGTTCGTTCTAGCACAAAGAAGATTGCAATTAGAACAGCAGCAAATATTacaagagcaagagcaagagcaagagcaagagcacaatgaagaagaccaagaagATCAAGATGGTAAAATTCAAGGATTCAAAGTACCTGCTCACCCACCCGTTCGATATACACAGCCAAAAAGCATTGAGGCTGATAgccaagaacaaaaaatcatgcATCCCAATAATATAACAAACAACATGAGcgcaaagaaaaaggggCATGGTAGATTTTTGACTTTACAGCCATTACCTGATAGCATTATTCAAGAAAGTCTCGAAATTCAGCAAGGTGTAAatccatttttcattggcaGATCCGAGGATTGTAATTGCAAAATCGAAGACAACAGGCTATCTCGTGTGcattgtttcatttttaagAAAAGACATGCTATAGGGAAAAGTATGCATGAATCTCCGGCCCAAGGTTTAGACGACATTTGGTACTGTCACACGGGTACTAATGTAAGTTATTTAAATAATAGTCGAATGATCCAAGGTACGAAATTCCTTTTACAAGAGGGAGATGAAATAAAGATCATTTGGGATAAgatcaataattttgttATTGGCTTTAAAGTGGAAATTAATGATACTACAGGTCTATTCAACGATGGGTTGGGTATACCGCGGGAACAAAGAGTAATATTGAAACAAACCActgaagaacaagatcTGGTTAAGAGGCTAACCCAAATGATGGCTGCTCAACGTGCAAATCAACCCTCGGCTGCTTCTTCACCAATGGCGGCTAATAAGTCACAAATTAGCGTCGTAGCcaataacagcaacaacTCAGTCTTAAGCGATTTGGTAGAACCCCCCAGTAATGCAAACACGGGAAACATCCTTAAGAGAATACACTCGGTAAGTTTGTCGCAGTCACAAATTGATCCTAGTAAAAAGGTCAAAAGAGCCAAACTAGACCAAACTTCAAAAGGTCCCGAGAATTTACAATTTTCATAA